From Streptomyces sp. NBC_01551:
CCGCGCTGGAGTCCTCCTCGCTGCCCGCGAAGCTGGCCGACTGCCGCAGCGACGACGTGGACCGCAGCGAGCTCTTCATCGTCGAGGGCGATTCCGCCCTCGGTACCGCCAAACTCGCTCGGAACTCGGAATTCCAGGCACTTCTGCCGATCCGCGGCAAGATTCTGAACGTCCAGAAGTCGTCGGTCTCGGACATGCTCAAGAATGCCGAGTGCGGCGCGATCATCCAGGTCATAGGAGCCGGCTCGGGCCGGACCTTCGACATCGACGCGGCCCGCTACGGGAAGATCGTCCTGCTCGTCGACGCCGATGTCGACGGCGCGCACATCCGCTGCCTGCTGCTCACGCTCTTCCAGCGCTACATGCGGCCGATGGTCGAGGCGGGCCGGGTCTTCGCGGCCGTTCCGCCGCTGCACCGGATCGAGCTGGTCCAGCCCAAGAAGGGCCAGGACAAGTACGTCTACACGTACTCGGACAACGAACTGCGCCAGACCCTGCTGGAGTACCAGCGCAAGAACATTCGCTACAAGGACTCGATCCAGCGCTACAAGGGCCTTGGCGAGATGGACGCCGACCAGCTGGCGGAGACCACCATGGATCCCCGCTTCCGCACCCTGCGGCGGATCAACATCGGCGACCTGGACTCGGCCGAGCAGGTCTTCGACCTGCTGATGGGCAACGAGGTGGCCCCGCGCAAGGAGTTCATCACCGGCTCCGCGGCGACCCTCGACCGCTCGCGCATCGACGCCTGAGGCGACGGGCGGGCGGATGCCCCCGGCACACCGGCGCTCTTCACTCCATCACCTGAAGGAGTGAAGAGCGCCGGTACATCAGTCCGGAAAGGGACCATTGCGCACATCCTTGTGGACACGCGGCCAATGCGGCGGCGGACAAGGAGAGTTCGGTGGACAAGCACGAAGGTCGTGATGCCGGAACGATCCGGCTGGACGACCCCTGGTACGACGCGCTGGCCGTCGGCTGGGGCGAGGGCGAGGACACGGCCCCGCCGCGTCCGGCCCCCGGTGGCCGCCCCGCGCCCGGCGCATCCGACATCTACCTCGAAGTGCAGCGCAGCGCCGCCTTCCAGGAGGTCCGCAGCCGATACCGCAGGTTCGTCGTCCCCGCGACCGTCGGCTTCTTCCTCTGGTACGTCGCCTACGTGATCGCCGCGACGGCGGCGCCCGGGCTGATGGCCCGGCCCGTGGTCGGGGCGGTCAACGTGGCCCTGCTGGCGGGACTCGGGCAGTTCCTCAGCACCTTCCTGCTGACCTGGGCCTACGCCCGCCACGCGCGACTGCGCCGGGACCGGGCGGCGCTGGACCTGCGCTGGACGGTGTTCGAGCAGGAGCGAGGCCAGGAGCGGGCCCGCAGCCGGGGGGTCGGCCGGTGACCACCGAACACCAGACCCTCGCGCTGATCCTGTTCAGCCTCTTCATCGCGGTCACCCTGGGCATCACCACCTGGGTCAGCCGCAACCGGCACGGCTCGGCCGAGGAGTTCTACGCGGGCGGGCGGTTGTTCTCCCCGCTGGAGAACGGTTTCGCCATCGCCGGCGACTACATGTCCGCCGCCTCCTTCCTGGGCATCTCCGGCCTGATCGCGCTGTTCGGGTACGACGGCCTGCTGTACTCGGTCGGCTTCCTCGTCGCCTGGCTCGTCGTCCTGTTCCTGGTCGCCGAACTGGTCCGCAACTGCGGCCGGTTCACGCTGGCCGACGTGGTTGCCGCGCGGATGAGCGAGCGTCCGGTGCGGATCGCGGCCGGAGCCTCTTCGGTCACCGTCTCGGTGCTCTACCTCGTCGCGCAGATGGTCGGCGCGGGAAGTCTGGTCGGCCTGCTGCTCGGAGACTCCGGCACGGCGGCGCGGACGCTGACGGTGATCGGGGTCGGCGCGCTGATGGTGGTGTACGTGTCCTTCGGCGGGATGCGGGCCACCACCTGGATCCAGATCGTGAAGGCCGTCCTGCTGATGGGCGGGGCGATCACGCTGACCGTGCTCGTACTGCTGCGCTTCCACGGGAACTTCGACCAGCTGCTGACGAGCGCCGCCGAACGCAGCGGGCACGGGACCCGGTTCCTAAGCCCCGGGCTCAAGTACGGCGGGGGCTGGACCGCCCGGGTCGACTTCATGAGCCTCGGGCTCGCGCTGGTGCTGGGCACCGCCGGGCTGCCGCACATCCTGTCGCGCTTCTACACGGTGCCCACCGCGCGGGCCGCCCGCCGGTCGGTGGTGTGGGCGATCGGGCTGATCGGCGGCTTCTACCTGATGACGATCGTGCTCGGATTCGGGGCGGCCGCGCTGGTGGGCCCGGACGCGGTCCGCGCCTCCAACGCCTCGGGGAACACGGCGGTTCCGCTGCTCGCCGCGTTCCTGGGCGGAGGCGCCGGCTCCACCGGCGGCGCGGTGTTGTTCGCCTTCGTGGCGGCCATCGCCTTCGCCACGATCCTGGCGGTCGTCGCGGGCATCACCCTGGCCTCGTCGGCCTCGGTCGCGCACGACCTGTACGCCTCGCTGAAGCGCCGGCACGCGCGCCAGCGCAGCGAGGTGACCGTGGCCAGGACCGCGGCCGTCGGTATCGGCGCGGTGGCGATCGCGCTTGGGCTGCTCGCCCAGGACCTGAACGTGGCGTTCCTGGTGGGGCTGGCCTTCGCGGTGGCGGCCTCGGCGAACCTTCCGGTGCTGCTGTACTCGCTGTTCTGGCGCGACTTCACGACCCGGGGCGCCGTCTGGTCGGTGTA
This genomic window contains:
- a CDS encoding cation acetate symporter; amino-acid sequence: MTTEHQTLALILFSLFIAVTLGITTWVSRNRHGSAEEFYAGGRLFSPLENGFAIAGDYMSAASFLGISGLIALFGYDGLLYSVGFLVAWLVVLFLVAELVRNCGRFTLADVVAARMSERPVRIAAGASSVTVSVLYLVAQMVGAGSLVGLLLGDSGTAARTLTVIGVGALMVVYVSFGGMRATTWIQIVKAVLLMGGAITLTVLVLLRFHGNFDQLLTSAAERSGHGTRFLSPGLKYGGGWTARVDFMSLGLALVLGTAGLPHILSRFYTVPTARAARRSVVWAIGLIGGFYLMTIVLGFGAAALVGPDAVRASNASGNTAVPLLAAFLGGGAGSTGGAVLFAFVAAIAFATILAVVAGITLASSASVAHDLYASLKRRHARQRSEVTVARTAAVGIGAVAIALGLLAQDLNVAFLVGLAFAVAASANLPVLLYSLFWRDFTTRGAVWSVYGGLVPAVLLVVLSPVVSGSPESLFPGVDFQYFPLQNPGIVSIPLGFLAGWLGTVTSAEEADERKHAETEVRSLTGAGAV
- a CDS encoding DUF485 domain-containing protein; this encodes MDKHEGRDAGTIRLDDPWYDALAVGWGEGEDTAPPRPAPGGRPAPGASDIYLEVQRSAAFQEVRSRYRRFVVPATVGFFLWYVAYVIAATAAPGLMARPVVGAVNVALLAGLGQFLSTFLLTWAYARHARLRRDRAALDLRWTVFEQERGQERARSRGVGR